DNA sequence from the Pedobacter sp. W3I1 genome:
CCGATGATTTTATCTACCGGCGACTCAACTTCGATCGATTTGATAGTTTCGATAAAGGATTTCATAATATATATTTGGTTAACCAATTAATTGGTTAACCAAATATATAAAAGACATTCTATAGTGCCAAATATTTTTTGGAAGATTTAATGCGTTGATACAGATAAATTTCAAAGATCAGGCTAACAACACCAATAAGCTTCCTTTTAGCCGCTTATGTATTACCATTGATACAATTTCGCCCAACCGAAAGCACTCCTGCATTAGAAACAGATACTGATAGCAACGGTTTATGAACACTTAATTTAGGCCGACAACCTGATTTACAATCGAATCTGTCCTTGCCAACCTGTCATGTAATCATTCATATTGTAACAAGGCATGCAATTTGATATCTAATTCGTAAATTGACCATAAATCAATTCTATTAAAAAGACAAAAACCATAAAAATGAAAAGATTAATATTTGGAATTTTAGCTGCAGTTATTGCAGTGAGCACTTTAAGTTCATGCGGATATAACAGCATGGTTAAACTTGATGAGAACGTTAAATCGAAATGGGGAACTGTGCAAACCCAGTATCAAAGAAGAGCAGATCTAATTCCGAACTTAGTAGCTACTGTAAAAGGAGCGGCTAAATTTGAGCAGGGTACTTTAACTGCCGTAACCGAAGCACGTGCAAAAGCAACACAGATGACGGTTAAGGCTGATGAATTGACACCAGAAAACATCCAGAAATACCAGGCCGCTCAGGGACAATTGAGTCAGGCTTTGGGTAAATTATTATCGATTACTGAAAATTACCCTGAATTAAGAGCCACTCAGCAATTCAGTGATTTATCGGCACAGTTAGAAAGTACCGAGAACAGGATCACTGTTGCCCGTAAAGATTTTAACGATGCAGTACAACAGTACAATGGCAAAATCAGATCATTCCCTACCAATTTAACTGCTGGTATGTTCGGCTTTAAACCTAAAGGATATTTTGAGGCCGATGCTACTGCAAAAGACGCCCCTAAAGTAGAATTTTAATATTCTCAACACAATATATAAGGGTAGTGAATGTTTATTAACTAGGCATTTATTACCCTTTTTACTTCATACAAAAATAAGCACATGTCGTTATTTTCAGATATTGAACAAGAAAAAATAGCAACCGCGATCTCCGATGCAGAAAGAGCAACTTCTGGAGAAATTAGGATTGCTATTGACAAACATTGCACAGGCGATCCATACGAAAAAGCTATTGAGTATTTTACCAAGCTGGATATGGACAAAACAGCCAAAAGAAATGGGGTACTGATATACCTGGCGCATGCCGATCATAAATTTGCCATTATTGGCGATATAGGTATTAACCAGGTAGTACCTGAAAATTTTTGGGAAACAGCCAAAATAGCGATGACTGCACACTTTGCAAAAGGCAATTTAGCCGATGGTATTATTGCAGGCGTAGCGTTGGCTGGAGAAAAGCTAGCCTTGTTCTTCCCGCCTCAAAAAGGCGACATTAATGAATTGCCAAATGATATTGTTTTTATGGATAACCTAGAGCATAAATAAGCGATGAAGAAAATATTCCTTTTCTCGTTATTGAGTTTATTATTCACTTTCGCCTTTGCACAGGATTTCCCAGAAAAACCAGGCACATTGGTTAATGATTACGCTAATGTGTTATCAGCCGATCAAAAGCACCAACTGGAAACTAAATTAGTTACTTTTAATGATTCGTCATCAACACAGATTGCTATAGCGATACTTAAATCAGTCGGCGATTATGATATTAACGAATATGCGGTAGAACTAGGCAGAAAATGGGGAGTTGGCCAAAGTAGCAAAAACAACGGTATTATGATTGTCGTGGCCGTTGGCGATCGAAAAATCTCTATTCAAACAGGTTATGGCTTAGAAGGCGCACTGCCTGATATTTATGCCAAGCGTATTATTGATAATGATATTAAACCCAATTTTAGAGCAGGAAATTATTATGCCGGCTTAGATGAAGGTACTACATCGATTATAAAATATACCAGAGGTGAATATAAAAATGATAGCCCAAAAGCTTCTTCAAAGAAAGGTGGCGGAGGTGGCAGTATTGTGATTATTATCATTATTGTAATCGTCATCATCATCATCATGAGGAAAGGTGGCGGGGGCGGTAGCGAAGTAATTGGCGGTCGGGGTGCATCTAACGCTTTGTTCTGGGCTATGCTTTTTGGAAGCGGTGGCGGTGGCCGAAGCAGTGGTGGCTGGGGGGGTGGTTCTTCTGGTGGAGGCGGCGGTGGATTCGGTGGTTTTGGCGGAGGAAGCTTTGGAGGAGGTGGTAGCAGCGGGAGCTGGTAGTCCATAGTCCATAGTCCATAGTCCATAGTCCATAGTCCATAGTCCATAGTCCATAGTCCATAGTCCATAAGTTAGAATCTGTTCCCTTTTGAACGTTACAACTTTCCAACAGATTAAAACATTACAACAATAATGTACAGAAGAGATTTAATCACAGCTGAAATACAGAAACTCGCACAGGTTTTGGCCCGTATTATGGGACTAAAGTTA
Encoded proteins:
- a CDS encoding YgcG family protein, yielding MKKIFLFSLLSLLFTFAFAQDFPEKPGTLVNDYANVLSADQKHQLETKLVTFNDSSSTQIAIAILKSVGDYDINEYAVELGRKWGVGQSSKNNGIMIVVAVGDRKISIQTGYGLEGALPDIYAKRIIDNDIKPNFRAGNYYAGLDEGTTSIIKYTRGEYKNDSPKASSKKGGGGGSIVIIIIIVIVIIIIMRKGGGGGSEVIGGRGASNALFWAMLFGSGGGGRSSGGWGGGSSGGGGGGFGGFGGGSFGGGGSSGSW
- a CDS encoding TPM domain-containing protein → MSLFSDIEQEKIATAISDAERATSGEIRIAIDKHCTGDPYEKAIEYFTKLDMDKTAKRNGVLIYLAHADHKFAIIGDIGINQVVPENFWETAKIAMTAHFAKGNLADGIIAGVALAGEKLALFFPPQKGDINELPNDIVFMDNLEHK
- a CDS encoding LemA family protein gives rise to the protein MKRLIFGILAAVIAVSTLSSCGYNSMVKLDENVKSKWGTVQTQYQRRADLIPNLVATVKGAAKFEQGTLTAVTEARAKATQMTVKADELTPENIQKYQAAQGQLSQALGKLLSITENYPELRATQQFSDLSAQLESTENRITVARKDFNDAVQQYNGKIRSFPTNLTAGMFGFKPKGYFEADATAKDAPKVEF